In Gossypium raimondii isolate GPD5lz chromosome 12, ASM2569854v1, whole genome shotgun sequence, a single window of DNA contains:
- the LOC105762536 gene encoding protein HOTHEAD translates to MSTLGWWRLIYAAFAGFLLFHGFSASENAPNYSFMHNATSAPFLSYYDYIVVGGGTAGCPLAATLSHLANVLLLERGGSPYGDPNITKLVNFGASLSDLSPWSPSQRFISTDGVINSRARVLGGGSCLNAGFYTRASPEYIRQAGWDGRLVNQSYEWVEKLVAFEPHLGHWQSAVRNGLLEVGVVPFNGFTFDHINGTKVGGTIFDEQGNRHTAADLLEYANPRGLTVLLYATVQKILFRFRGRRSRPEAYGVIFRDGSGIEHRAYLKYGFKNEIIISAGALGSPQLLMLSGVGPVAHLKAHNIPVVLDQPLVGQGMCDNPMNAVFVPSPIPVEVSLIEVVGITHFGSYIEAASGETFSASVTTTSRNYGMFSPKIGQLSTVPPKQRTPEAIARAVEYLDNLDQAALQGGFILEKIMGPISTGHLELQTRNPDDNPSVTFNYFQHPLDLQRCVQGIQTIGKIVESESFSKFRYDYMSWPGLVNMTEHSPINLLPRHYNSSIPLETFCRDTVMTIWHYHGGCQVSRVVDPDYKVLGVEALRVIDGSTFNYSPGTNPQATVMMLGRYMGVKILRERLGN, encoded by the exons ATGAGTACTCTTGGATGGTGGAGACTTATTTACGCTGCCTTTGCTGGATTTCTCCTCTTTCATGGCTTTTCTGCCTCTGAAAACG CCCCAAACTACTCCTTCATGCACAATGCAACATCAGCACCATTCTTGTCTTATTACGACTACATAGTTGTTGGTGGTGGCACCGCTGGCTGCCCCTTAGCTGCCACATTATCTCACCTTGCCAACGTCTTGCTCCTTGAACGAGGTGGCTCCCCCTATGGTGACCCCAACATCACTAAATTGGTTAATTTCGGTGCTTCCCTCTCCGACCTTTCCCCGTGGTCCCCGTCACAGCGGTTTATCTCCACGGACGGCGTCATTAATTCACGAGCACGCGTGTTGGGCGGCGGAAGCTGCCTGAATGCGGGGTTTTATACACGCGCTTCTCCTGAATATATCAG gcaAGCGGGGTGGGATGGAAGATTAGTGAACCAATCATACGAGTGGGTTGAAAAATTAGTGGCATTTGAGCCACATTTGGGGCATTGGCAATCGGCTGTGAGGAACGGTTTGTTAGAGGTTGGGGTGGTGCCATTCAATGGGTTCACCTTTGACCATATTAATGGCACCAAAGTTGGTGGGACAATATTTGATGAACAAGGGAACAGGCACACAGCTGCTGACTTGTTGGAGTATGCCAACCCTCGGGGTCTCACCGTCCTTTTGTATGCTACTGTGCAAAAAATCTTGTTTAGATTTAGAG GGAGAAGAAGCAGACCAGAGGCATATGGTGTGATTTTCAGAGATGGATCAGGGATTGAACATAGAGCATATCTTAAATATGGGTTTAAAAACGAAATCATTATATCTGCGGGAGCATTGGGAAGCCCACAGCTGTTGATGCTGAGTGGAGTAGGACCGGTTGCTCATCTTAAAGCTCACAATATCCCAGTGGTGTTAGACCAACCCTTGGTTGGCCAAGGCATGTGTGATAACCCCATGAACGCCGTTTTTGTCCCGTCTCCAATTCCGGTTGAGGTTTCGCTTATCGAAGTCGTTGGTATCACACATTTTGGGAGCTACATTGAAGCTGCAAGTGGTGAAACCTTTAGTGCTTCTGTTACTACTACTTCAAGAAACTATGGCATGTTCTCACCTAAG ATTGGTCAGCTATCTACGGTGCCACCTAAACAAAGGACCCCAGAAGCCATTGCCAGAGCTGTTGAATACTTGGATAATCTTGACCAGGCAGCTTTACAAGGTGGATTCATCTTGGAAAAAATTATGGGTCCGATCTCAACGGGCCATTTGGAGCTCCAAACCCGTAACCCAGACGATAACCCATCCGTCACCTTCAATTATTTCCAGCATCCACTAGACTTGCAAAGATGTGTTCAAGGGATTCAAACCATAGGGAAAATCGTTGAATCGGAGTCATTCTCTAAATTCAGATATGATTACATGTCTTGGCCAGGACTCGTTAACATGACAGAACATTCCCCAATAAACTTGCTGCCTAGACATTACAACTCCTCAATCCCACTTGAAACGTTCTGCAGAGACACTGTGATGACTATATGGCACTATCATGGTGGCTGCCAAGTTAGTAGGGTTGTTGACCCCGATTATAAGGTTCTTGGTGTCGAAGCTCTAAGGGTTATCGACGGTTCCACTTTCAACTATTCGCCTGGGACTAATCCTCAGGCCACTGTCATGATGCTTGGAAG GTACATGGGTGTGAAGATATTGAGAGAGAGACTAGGCAATTAA
- the LOC105765186 gene encoding SPX domain-containing membrane protein At4g22990 isoform X2 — MVAFGKKLKARQIQEWQAYYINYKLMKKKVKQYAHQIEVGTLERRHVLKDFSRMLDNQIEKIVLFLLEQQGLLASKLAKLREQHDTLEQQPEISQITELREGYRVVGYDLLKLLYFVEMNAIGLRKILKKFDKRFRYRFTDYYVKSRANHPYSQLQQVFKHVGLGAVVGAVSRNLHELQDCQGSYLSIYDPPALPLQDPVVDSIKAAVDRLTHSTNFLNFMAQHALIMQEELPAPAEEQIDEERYHYVSLLLNLANTFLYMVNTYIIVPTADNYSMSLGAAATVCGIVIGAMAVAQVFSSVYFSAWSNRSYFRPLVFSSIVLFVGNAMYALAYDLNSLTMLLLGRLFCGFGSARAVNRRYISDCVPLKIRMQASAGFVSASALGMACGPALAGILQINFKIYKLTFNAMTLPGWVMAVAWLVYLIWLWFSFKEPSRDVEENNSPHASDSETAEKNTLEKGLKQPLLITSEEQQEDDEDAEADGSEEVSQESRRPATSIASAYRLLTPSVKVQLLIYFMLKYAMEILLSESSVVTTYYFSWSTSTVAVFLACLGLTVLPVNIVVGSYISNMFEDRQILLASEIMVFVGILLSFHVIIPYSVPQYVCSGLIMFVSAEVLEGVNLSLLSRVMSSRLSRGTYNGGLLSTEAGTIARVIADATITMAGFLGQSQLLNITLLPSLLICVISIAATCFTYNSLY, encoded by the exons ATGGTTGCCTTTGGGAAGAAGTTGAAGGCAAGACAAATTCAGGAATGGCAAGC GTATTACATAAACTACAAGTTAATGAAGAAGAAAGTCAAACAGTATGCTCATCAAATTGAAGTTGGGACACTAGAACGTCGACATGTTCTCAAAGACTTCTCAAGAATGCTGGATAATCAG ATTGAGAAGATTGTCCTTTTTCTACTGGAGCAACAAGGCCTACTCGCAAGCAAGTTAGCAAAGCTTAGAGAACAGCATGATACTCTTGAGCAGCAGCCAGAAATATCCCAAATAACTGAATTAAGAGAAGGTTATAGAGTAGTGGGATACGATCTTTTGAAGCTTCTCTATTTTGTTGAAATGAATGCTATTGGTCTACGAAAGATATTGAAAAAGTTCGATAAACGCTTTCGCTATAGATTCACTGATTACTATGTCAAAAGTCGTGCTAATCATCCTTACTCTCAGCTGCAGCAAGTGTTCAAGCATGTG GGTTTAGGTGCTGTTGTTGGAGCAGTATCTCGTAATCTTCATGAACTTCAGGACTGTCAAGGAAGCTACTTATCAATCTATGATCCGCCTGCCCTTCCTCTCCAG GATCCCGTGGTCGATTCAATAAAAGCAGCTGTGGATAGGTTAACTCACTCAACAAACTTCCTAAACTTTATGGCACAACATGCTCTGATCATGCAAGAAGAGCTACCTGCTCCCGCTGAGGAACAAATTGATGAAGAGAGATACCATTATGTGTCACTCCTCTTGAACTTAGCCAACACATTCCTTTATATGGTCAATACATATATTATTGTCCCTACTGCAGATAACTACTCCATGAGCCTTGGAGCTGCTGCAACAGTTTGTGGTATTGTTATTGGGGCAATGGCTGTTGCACAGGTGTTTTCTTCAGTGTACTTTAGTGCATGGTCTAACAGATCATACTTCAGACCTCTTGTATTTAGCAGTATTGTCCTTTTTGTGGGAAATGCTATGTATGCATTGGCTTATGATCTGAACTCATTAACAATGCTTCTACTGGGTCGGCTTTTTTGTGG ATTCGGTTCTGCTAGAGCTGTTAACCGCCGGTATATCAGTGATTGTGTACCCCTAAAAATCCGAATGCAGGCATCTGCTGGATTTGTTAGTGCCAGTGCTTTGGGAATGGCATGTGGTCCTGCTCTTGCTGGCATACTTCAGATAAATTTCAAGATTTACAAATTGACATTTAATGCAATGACTTTGCCAGGATGGGTTATGGCTGTTGCTTGGCTTGTATATCTGATATGGTTGTGGTTCTCATTTAAAGAACCATCTCGTGATGTTGAAGAGAACAATTCTCCTCATGCATCGGATTCTG AAACGGCTGAAAAGAATACACTTGAGAAAGGTCTGAAACAACCATTGCTGATTACTTCAGAAGAGCAgcaagaagatgatgaagatgcAGAGGCTGATGGAAGTGAAGAAGTCTCTCAGGAATCTCGTCGACCAGCTACATCAATTGCATCAGCTTATAGACTACTTACACCCTCAGTCAAG GTTCAGTTGCTGATATATTTCATGCTCAAGTATGCAATGGAAATTTTACTCTCGGAGTCTAGTGTCGTCACTACATACTACTTCAGCTGGTCGACAAGCACAGTTGCTGTATTTCTTGCATGTCTTGGCTTAACAGTTCTTCCAGTAAACATTGTTGTTGGGAGCTACATTAGCAACATGTTTGAAGACAG GCAAATTTTGTTGGCATCTGAAATTATGGTTTTCGTAGGCATACTGCTAAGCTTCCATGTAATAATACCATACTCCGTACCCCAGTATGTATGTTCAGGGCTCATCATGTTTGTTTCTGCTGAAGTACTTGAAG GTGTCAACTTGTCACTGCTATCTCGGGTTATGTCATCTAGGCTGTCACGTGGAACCTACAATGGGGGACTACTTTCGACAGAAGCTGGGACTATTGCTCGAGTGATTGCAGATGCCACAATAACAATGGCTGGCTTCTTAGGTCAGAGTCAGCTTTTGAATATCACCCTACTTCCTTCACTACTGATATGCGTCATCTCTATTGCTGCTACATGCTTTACCTACAACTCTCTGTATTGA
- the LOC105765186 gene encoding SPX domain-containing membrane protein At4g22990 isoform X1 — MVAFGKKLKARQIQEWQAYYINYKLMKKKVKQYAHQIEVGTLERRHVLKDFSRMLDNQIEKIVLFLLEQQGLLASKLAKLREQHDTLEQQPEISQITELREGYRVVGYDLLKLLYFVEMNAIGLRKILKKFDKRFRYRFTDYYVKSRANHPYSQLQQVFKHVGLGAVVGAVSRNLHELQDCQGSYLSIYDPPALPLQVSPIHTCDHFSSDFSSKLLYDNKDMVMLFYLDHLQDPVVDSIKAAVDRLTHSTNFLNFMAQHALIMQEELPAPAEEQIDEERYHYVSLLLNLANTFLYMVNTYIIVPTADNYSMSLGAAATVCGIVIGAMAVAQVFSSVYFSAWSNRSYFRPLVFSSIVLFVGNAMYALAYDLNSLTMLLLGRLFCGFGSARAVNRRYISDCVPLKIRMQASAGFVSASALGMACGPALAGILQINFKIYKLTFNAMTLPGWVMAVAWLVYLIWLWFSFKEPSRDVEENNSPHASDSETAEKNTLEKGLKQPLLITSEEQQEDDEDAEADGSEEVSQESRRPATSIASAYRLLTPSVKVQLLIYFMLKYAMEILLSESSVVTTYYFSWSTSTVAVFLACLGLTVLPVNIVVGSYISNMFEDRQILLASEIMVFVGILLSFHVIIPYSVPQYVCSGLIMFVSAEVLEGVNLSLLSRVMSSRLSRGTYNGGLLSTEAGTIARVIADATITMAGFLGQSQLLNITLLPSLLICVISIAATCFTYNSLY, encoded by the exons ATGGTTGCCTTTGGGAAGAAGTTGAAGGCAAGACAAATTCAGGAATGGCAAGC GTATTACATAAACTACAAGTTAATGAAGAAGAAAGTCAAACAGTATGCTCATCAAATTGAAGTTGGGACACTAGAACGTCGACATGTTCTCAAAGACTTCTCAAGAATGCTGGATAATCAG ATTGAGAAGATTGTCCTTTTTCTACTGGAGCAACAAGGCCTACTCGCAAGCAAGTTAGCAAAGCTTAGAGAACAGCATGATACTCTTGAGCAGCAGCCAGAAATATCCCAAATAACTGAATTAAGAGAAGGTTATAGAGTAGTGGGATACGATCTTTTGAAGCTTCTCTATTTTGTTGAAATGAATGCTATTGGTCTACGAAAGATATTGAAAAAGTTCGATAAACGCTTTCGCTATAGATTCACTGATTACTATGTCAAAAGTCGTGCTAATCATCCTTACTCTCAGCTGCAGCAAGTGTTCAAGCATGTG GGTTTAGGTGCTGTTGTTGGAGCAGTATCTCGTAATCTTCATGAACTTCAGGACTGTCAAGGAAGCTACTTATCAATCTATGATCCGCCTGCCCTTCCTCTCCAGGTTTCTCCTATACATACTTGTGAtcatttttcatctgacttttCTTCCAAATTGTTGTATGATAATAAGGATATGGTTATGCTATTTTACTTGGATCATCTGCAGGATCCCGTGGTCGATTCAATAAAAGCAGCTGTGGATAGGTTAACTCACTCAACAAACTTCCTAAACTTTATGGCACAACATGCTCTGATCATGCAAGAAGAGCTACCTGCTCCCGCTGAGGAACAAATTGATGAAGAGAGATACCATTATGTGTCACTCCTCTTGAACTTAGCCAACACATTCCTTTATATGGTCAATACATATATTATTGTCCCTACTGCAGATAACTACTCCATGAGCCTTGGAGCTGCTGCAACAGTTTGTGGTATTGTTATTGGGGCAATGGCTGTTGCACAGGTGTTTTCTTCAGTGTACTTTAGTGCATGGTCTAACAGATCATACTTCAGACCTCTTGTATTTAGCAGTATTGTCCTTTTTGTGGGAAATGCTATGTATGCATTGGCTTATGATCTGAACTCATTAACAATGCTTCTACTGGGTCGGCTTTTTTGTGG ATTCGGTTCTGCTAGAGCTGTTAACCGCCGGTATATCAGTGATTGTGTACCCCTAAAAATCCGAATGCAGGCATCTGCTGGATTTGTTAGTGCCAGTGCTTTGGGAATGGCATGTGGTCCTGCTCTTGCTGGCATACTTCAGATAAATTTCAAGATTTACAAATTGACATTTAATGCAATGACTTTGCCAGGATGGGTTATGGCTGTTGCTTGGCTTGTATATCTGATATGGTTGTGGTTCTCATTTAAAGAACCATCTCGTGATGTTGAAGAGAACAATTCTCCTCATGCATCGGATTCTG AAACGGCTGAAAAGAATACACTTGAGAAAGGTCTGAAACAACCATTGCTGATTACTTCAGAAGAGCAgcaagaagatgatgaagatgcAGAGGCTGATGGAAGTGAAGAAGTCTCTCAGGAATCTCGTCGACCAGCTACATCAATTGCATCAGCTTATAGACTACTTACACCCTCAGTCAAG GTTCAGTTGCTGATATATTTCATGCTCAAGTATGCAATGGAAATTTTACTCTCGGAGTCTAGTGTCGTCACTACATACTACTTCAGCTGGTCGACAAGCACAGTTGCTGTATTTCTTGCATGTCTTGGCTTAACAGTTCTTCCAGTAAACATTGTTGTTGGGAGCTACATTAGCAACATGTTTGAAGACAG GCAAATTTTGTTGGCATCTGAAATTATGGTTTTCGTAGGCATACTGCTAAGCTTCCATGTAATAATACCATACTCCGTACCCCAGTATGTATGTTCAGGGCTCATCATGTTTGTTTCTGCTGAAGTACTTGAAG GTGTCAACTTGTCACTGCTATCTCGGGTTATGTCATCTAGGCTGTCACGTGGAACCTACAATGGGGGACTACTTTCGACAGAAGCTGGGACTATTGCTCGAGTGATTGCAGATGCCACAATAACAATGGCTGGCTTCTTAGGTCAGAGTCAGCTTTTGAATATCACCCTACTTCCTTCACTACTGATATGCGTCATCTCTATTGCTGCTACATGCTTTACCTACAACTCTCTGTATTGA